From Equus asinus isolate D_3611 breed Donkey chromosome 14, EquAss-T2T_v2, whole genome shotgun sequence, one genomic window encodes:
- the LOC139040206 gene encoding RNA exonuclease 5-like, whose product MPHSLFPTGRVAFAPLGNRLESCLRRGRLMEPERGRTGALLQKGRKRRRAPGKHIGAAEARRARSEPEERRPGAKKARLSTFLLAENHGQLCELLKYAVLGKSSVPKPRGPVHLRLHTG is encoded by the exons ATGCCCCATTCCCTGTTTCCGACGGGCAGAGTCGCGTTTGCGCCCTTGGGGAACCGTCTGGAATCCTGCCTCCGGCGCGGACG CCTCATGGAGCCCGAGAGGGGAAGGACCGGGGCGCTCCTCCAGAAGGGCCGGAAGAGGAGGCGCGCCCCGGGCAAGCACATCGGGGCGGCCGAGGCGCGGAGAGCCCGCTCGGAACCTGAGGAGAGGCGGCCCGGAGCCAAG AAAGCTCGCTTATCTACTTTTTTATTGGCTGAAAACCATGGCCAGCTATGTGAATTGCTGAAGTATGCAGTTCTGGGAAAATCCAGTGTTCCTAAACCCAG gggcCCCGTCCACCTCCGCCTGCACACAGGCtag